One stretch of Pedobacter riviphilus DNA includes these proteins:
- a CDS encoding SusC/RagA family TonB-linked outer membrane protein — MKIFFSVLMFILLCSIKDLSAQGTLIVSGTVKEKGTNVGLPGVSITLKGPPDRALSSTRADGSFTVSVPVNARLKFTIVGFEPREVIAAKTLNIVLNPDVSTLNDLVIRGFVTKTRDLSSGSSVKISGDDLQQVPVANAEQLLQGKVAGLNIQVNTGAPGFRGSVLLRGLSNVDVSASTTGNDADAFLSPTSPLYVIDGVPTDVDPATADSFNSFGGASPLSLIPQEDIANIEVLKDAQATSLYGSRGAYGVILITTRRGMSAIPRLRYTTNFFISTPPKLRATIGGKAERDLKLQQIYQYGSFRDINSLLNSTAALVDSLNPYYSNSTNWQDIYYGTTYNQTHNIGVEGGDKSFNYKTNFGYYKETGIQVNTGVTRFTLSNNFEYKPNSKISLFALINGSIMDRKKGNGVGLLNTGIARSAAASSLLPGPSLFLASNDALANLNVDNSNPTKNLKTNLEFTYYPIPGLTLRTTGSYDILNAVDYTFTPAIANTQQAAIQYFNDTRKTLYNRNLISFSKSLKGGHDFTIFGFNEVYFKKYQANDLKQVGLSSDHYLGPFGFISAASSTRGAGLRAYSNLRAVSFAGSFSYNFRRKYVFDASYRMDATSFSGVDDPYTRSPSIGLRWNMEREAIFSEWKWLTNSSLRLTWGKNITPTGNIFTVYGTYNPNGTYNGQSRITIDQALLPNKNLGSAVGTTYNLGYDLGLFNNKIQLTFESYYRAIDRQARTLTLPNIIGFDNVLSNEVSIRNWGNEISLTLRPLPLNSKVNWSFTINGAMNRDMLTRLPGGVQQIVIGGTVLHVGRNSLSNFIYENKGVYSNQSDVPVNPVTGLPLRQGSSGGGYYQAGDPIFVDRNGDYVISDLDDRTVIGNTQPIYTGGFATTVSYKSFSLSLNGSFTIDRDIMNTAIAERLVMTGNPFGTQAVLPLSGLDIWTKPGDIAKYPNPYNYTRAALVAPFRTNQSLFQEDGSYFKINAVTLGYTIPKELANKLRLNNLRVYLTGDNLATFSRYSGPNPENVTALGFDNSGDTR; from the coding sequence ATGAAAATATTTTTTTCCGTACTCATGTTCATCCTTTTATGCTCGATAAAGGACCTTTCAGCTCAGGGTACCTTGATTGTGAGTGGTACCGTTAAAGAGAAAGGGACCAATGTTGGCCTGCCAGGTGTAAGTATAACATTGAAAGGGCCTCCGGATAGAGCGCTTAGCTCAACAAGGGCTGACGGTAGCTTCACGGTAAGCGTACCGGTAAATGCAAGATTAAAATTTACGATAGTAGGTTTTGAGCCGAGAGAAGTTATTGCTGCCAAGACCCTTAATATTGTACTAAATCCGGATGTAAGCACTTTAAATGACCTGGTTATACGTGGATTTGTTACCAAGACCCGCGATTTAAGCTCTGGTTCTTCGGTAAAGATTTCTGGCGACGATTTACAGCAGGTTCCTGTTGCAAATGCCGAACAGTTGCTACAAGGTAAGGTGGCAGGGTTAAATATACAGGTAAATACCGGGGCACCGGGTTTTCGGGGTAGTGTATTGCTGAGGGGGCTTTCGAACGTGGATGTCAGCGCATCAACTACAGGGAATGATGCGGATGCTTTTCTTAGTCCAACTTCACCATTGTATGTAATCGACGGGGTGCCGACCGATGTAGATCCTGCCACTGCAGATAGTTTTAATTCTTTTGGTGGTGCAAGTCCGCTGTCGCTGATCCCCCAGGAAGATATTGCTAATATAGAAGTGCTCAAAGATGCACAGGCAACCTCGTTATATGGGTCGCGCGGGGCTTATGGTGTTATTCTGATCACAACCCGCCGGGGAATGTCGGCAATACCCAGATTGCGTTACACCACCAATTTTTTTATCAGTACGCCTCCGAAGCTAAGGGCTACAATTGGTGGTAAGGCAGAACGCGACTTAAAACTGCAACAGATTTACCAGTATGGAAGTTTTAGGGATATTAATTCGCTGTTAAACTCTACTGCGGCTTTGGTTGATAGTTTAAATCCTTATTATAGTAACTCTACAAACTGGCAAGACATCTATTATGGTACTACCTATAATCAAACGCATAACATCGGTGTAGAAGGTGGCGATAAAAGTTTTAATTACAAGACCAATTTTGGTTATTATAAGGAAACTGGTATCCAGGTAAATACAGGGGTTACCCGCTTTACGCTTAGTAATAATTTTGAATATAAGCCAAATTCAAAAATTTCACTTTTCGCTCTGATCAACGGAAGTATTATGGACCGAAAAAAGGGAAATGGCGTTGGCCTGCTCAATACAGGAATTGCACGAAGTGCGGCTGCATCGTCTCTCTTGCCTGGCCCCTCATTATTTTTAGCCTCTAATGATGCCCTTGCCAATCTTAATGTAGATAACAGCAATCCAACTAAGAATTTAAAGACCAATCTCGAATTTACCTATTACCCAATACCTGGATTAACATTACGTACGACTGGTAGTTATGATATTTTAAATGCAGTTGATTATACTTTTACACCTGCAATTGCCAATACACAACAGGCGGCAATACAATATTTCAATGATACCCGTAAGACACTTTATAACCGAAATTTAATATCCTTTTCAAAAAGTTTAAAAGGCGGGCATGACTTTACCATATTTGGCTTTAACGAGGTTTATTTTAAAAAATACCAGGCGAACGATCTTAAGCAGGTGGGGCTGTCTTCAGACCATTATCTGGGCCCTTTTGGCTTTATCAGTGCTGCTTCTTCTACCAGGGGTGCGGGACTACGTGCCTACAGTAATTTACGGGCAGTTTCTTTCGCGGGCAGTTTCTCCTATAATTTTCGAAGAAAATACGTTTTCGACGCCAGTTATAGAATGGACGCCACCTCTTTCAGCGGTGTTGACGATCCGTATACCAGGAGCCCCTCTATCGGTTTGAGATGGAATATGGAAAGGGAAGCTATTTTTAGTGAATGGAAATGGTTAACCAATAGTTCGTTACGATTAACGTGGGGTAAAAATATAACGCCAACAGGAAACATATTTACGGTTTATGGAACTTATAATCCAAATGGAACCTATAACGGTCAATCAAGAATAACAATTGACCAGGCTTTACTTCCAAATAAAAACCTGGGCTCGGCGGTAGGAACAACATACAATCTGGGCTATGATTTAGGTTTGTTTAATAATAAGATTCAACTAACTTTTGAGTCGTACTATCGTGCCATCGATCGCCAGGCCAGAACTTTAACCCTTCCAAATATAATAGGGTTTGACAATGTTTTAAGCAATGAGGTATCAATCCGCAACTGGGGTAACGAAATTTCTCTTACGCTTCGCCCGCTTCCATTAAATAGTAAAGTGAATTGGTCTTTCACCATCAACGGAGCAATGAACAGAGATATGTTAACCAGGTTGCCTGGGGGCGTGCAACAAATTGTAATCGGCGGTACAGTGTTACACGTAGGGCGTAATTCGTTGTCAAATTTTATATATGAGAACAAAGGTGTTTATTCCAATCAATCTGATGTTCCTGTAAACCCTGTAACCGGGCTTCCGTTACGGCAGGGAAGCTCTGGTGGCGGATATTACCAGGCGGGAGACCCCATTTTTGTTGACCGTAATGGCGATTATGTTATAAGCGACCTGGATGACCGTACGGTGATCGGAAATACGCAACCGATATACACAGGCGGATTTGCAACAACAGTAAGTTATAAAAGTTTCTCACTTTCATTGAACGGCTCGTTCACTATCGATCGTGATATTATGAATACAGCCATTGCCGAAAGATTGGTCATGACTGGAAACCCGTTTGGTACGCAAGCCGTTTTACCATTGAGTGGGCTGGATATTTGGACTAAACCAGGCGACATTGCAAAATATCCGAATCCCTACAACTATACAAGGGCAGCTCTGGTTGCTCCATTCAGAACCAATCAGAGCTTGTTTCAAGAAGACGGTTCTTATTTTAAAATAAACGCGGTTACGCTGGGTTATACTATTCCAAAGGAACTGGCGAATAAGCTTAGACTTAATAATTTGCGTGTTTATTTAACCGGAGATAACCTGGCCACTTTTTCCCGATACAGCGGACCCAACCCAGAAAATGTAACTGCACTTGGTTTTGATAATTCCGGGGATACCCGCTAG
- a CDS encoding LamG-like jellyroll fold domain-containing protein: protein MKKNFTTVMVRLFCFWMVAILGSSCQSEFDKVAPLVINDTTFNSPKARKVLVLVVDGLRGVALKEVGPPNMTSLLKKSTYSYYSVSDEGYDEATTWADLFTGVSKAKHEVTSATLGNNKLNLYPVVFQRIKEANANVRIATFSYSNTFTDNFTSDASVDSRATYNSDTEIQNAVLKELADDNAGVVVGMYKSVNTAGSTNAYESSNQQYKNAILQFDTYVGQAMEALKNRKNYSKENWMVIITSSRGGAAASVVNDNTIFSNPKANTFTLFYNDKYQSKLIDKPFTGNVYDGNFVRFYSSTGVASEAALQSGAIRAELRFDDVLKSSAINPLNFGSKGDFTIEMKVRKNKNTIGTFAKENIGTYTYQWPSFFGRKITRLNNTGGVGWCLSIEKLTWRFSLARGATPAGTNEIGVNADDKKVIIADGNWHAIAVVIRTEGTKRFVSLYTDGIFNTKAEIPETLWPLIDTYNAPYTIGYIPDENKDPFDGNVSDIRIWRKALSDETIKQFSCDTYVSSSHPDYSYLASYWPCRDGAGGRFKNEILTENGNYDFKVLKGGTPLVKGTELGNSTVWEKSNYIVCPISLPDISATVPGSDDITAQILSWLSIPIKENWNLDGKVFLNN, encoded by the coding sequence ATGAAAAAGAATTTTACAACGGTAATGGTAAGGCTGTTCTGCTTTTGGATGGTGGCCATTTTGGGAAGTTCTTGCCAAAGTGAATTTGACAAGGTAGCCCCTTTAGTGATAAACGATACCACTTTCAATAGTCCGAAAGCAAGGAAAGTGTTGGTTTTGGTTGTTGATGGATTGCGTGGGGTGGCTTTAAAAGAAGTTGGGCCTCCTAATATGACCAGCCTTTTAAAAAAGTCTACCTATTCGTATTACTCCGTAAGCGATGAAGGTTATGATGAGGCGACCACATGGGCGGACCTATTTACCGGGGTATCAAAAGCCAAGCACGAGGTAACAAGTGCAACACTCGGCAATAATAAACTGAATTTGTATCCGGTAGTATTTCAGCGTATCAAGGAGGCAAATGCAAATGTTAGAATTGCAACTTTTTCTTACAGCAATACGTTTACAGACAATTTTACAAGCGACGCTTCTGTTGATTCGAGGGCAACCTATAATAGTGATACGGAAATCCAAAATGCTGTTTTAAAAGAGTTGGCGGATGATAATGCCGGTGTGGTAGTGGGTATGTATAAAAGTGTAAATACTGCCGGTAGCACCAATGCTTACGAGAGTTCAAATCAACAATACAAAAATGCTATCCTTCAGTTTGATACCTATGTTGGCCAGGCCATGGAGGCATTAAAAAATAGAAAAAATTATAGCAAGGAAAACTGGATGGTGATCATTACTTCCAGTCGCGGAGGGGCGGCAGCAAGTGTGGTGAACGATAATACTATATTTTCAAACCCAAAGGCCAATACATTTACGCTTTTTTATAACGATAAGTATCAATCAAAACTAATAGACAAACCATTTACCGGCAATGTTTATGACGGAAACTTCGTTCGCTTTTATTCATCTACGGGAGTAGCGTCTGAAGCAGCGCTGCAAAGCGGTGCGATCAGGGCTGAACTCAGATTTGATGACGTTTTAAAATCTTCCGCTATAAATCCATTGAATTTCGGTAGTAAAGGCGACTTTACCATTGAAATGAAGGTAAGAAAGAACAAAAACACAATAGGCACTTTTGCAAAGGAAAATATAGGCACTTATACCTATCAATGGCCAAGTTTCTTTGGCAGAAAGATTACCAGGCTTAACAATACCGGAGGTGTTGGCTGGTGCCTTTCTATAGAAAAGCTGACCTGGCGTTTTTCACTTGCCAGAGGGGCAACACCCGCAGGTACTAATGAGATTGGGGTAAATGCCGATGATAAGAAGGTTATTATTGCCGATGGAAACTGGCATGCGATTGCTGTTGTAATTAGGACAGAGGGCACAAAGCGTTTCGTCTCGCTGTATACCGATGGCATTTTTAATACTAAAGCAGAAATTCCTGAAACCTTATGGCCTTTAATCGATACTTATAATGCACCCTATACTATAGGTTATATTCCCGATGAAAACAAAGATCCCTTTGATGGGAATGTGTCTGATATCAGAATCTGGAGAAAAGCATTATCTGATGAGACCATCAAGCAATTTTCTTGCGACACCTATGTGAGTAGTTCTCACCCTGATTACAGTTATCTCGCAAGCTACTGGCCTTGCAGGGATGGAGCTGGCGGGAGGTTTAAGAATGAAATATTAACGGAGAATGGTAATTATGATTTTAAAGTGCTCAAAGGGGGCACACCCCTTGTAAAGGGCACTGAACTTGGAAATAGTACCGTGTGGGAAAAAAGCAATTACATCGTTTGTCCAATTTCACTTCCCGATATATCTGCAACAGTACCAGGATCGGATGATATAACCGCACAGATCTTGTCGTGGCTAAGTATTCCGATCAAGGAAAACTGGAATTTAGATGGGAAAGTATTTTTAAATAATTAA
- a CDS encoding DUF5008 domain-containing protein, which produces MSVFKIKIWFTACSLSLLLLAGCKDEVTEFENPYIGGKMPLGLKFNTASAIEPTQGSANDVVTVSVIGAEQYKTQLHFQFSGEEAEIVSIVGDVVKVKVPAAGSSGSTSIQIGDQVFFGPQFKVFGKISDDPYFKAKIGANNTIYDAYKMRSGKYLMVGEFTDFNDKGIVLAIKKIAETTYEGEVQRTLQLGTGVVSGYLSAVTSSPNDANIFVAGNMSAFDLKGPVKNITRLTSLGAIDLKQVDTYSSKNGGATYPKLTVPVFNGGTDAPIKRIFYFNNGIIAVGGVKYYISHRYDVGRTFTYTSGNTTLTGYRDSLVRDSVPIRQVVRFKLDGSLDNTYHFSGGTTLEGGNGNILDAVMQADGKLVLVGAFSKFDNKAAGGIVRLNTDGTVDDSFQAGKGATGYITSINWNSTTQRFVLTGVFSSFNNQPIQNILVLKADGSIDDTFVSGNFDSGYPLFAQQLSNGLIVVSGNFKKYNNVRRAGFMILSPQGGLAPGYNTLGELTGTINRVLEERNKDNKRSIVLLGSFRKFDSQAVQNIKGLVLED; this is translated from the coding sequence ATGTCAGTTTTTAAAATAAAAATTTGGTTTACGGCCTGCAGCCTTTCATTGCTATTGCTAGCCGGATGCAAGGATGAAGTTACAGAGTTTGAAAACCCCTATATAGGCGGGAAAATGCCTTTAGGATTAAAATTTAACACAGCCAGTGCTATAGAACCTACACAAGGCAGTGCCAATGATGTGGTAACGGTAAGCGTTATAGGAGCCGAACAATATAAAACACAACTTCATTTCCAGTTTAGTGGTGAAGAAGCGGAGATCGTTTCGATTGTTGGCGATGTGGTAAAAGTTAAAGTTCCTGCTGCGGGTAGTTCAGGCTCAACTTCCATACAAATTGGCGACCAGGTCTTTTTTGGTCCACAGTTTAAGGTTTTTGGCAAAATATCGGATGATCCCTACTTCAAGGCAAAAATAGGTGCCAATAACACCATTTACGATGCCTATAAAATGAGGAGTGGAAAATACCTGATGGTAGGAGAATTTACCGACTTTAATGATAAAGGAATTGTTTTGGCCATTAAAAAAATAGCGGAGACTACGTACGAAGGGGAGGTTCAACGAACATTGCAATTGGGTACGGGGGTAGTTAGCGGTTACCTCAGTGCTGTTACGTCGAGCCCGAACGATGCCAATATTTTCGTTGCGGGAAATATGTCTGCATTCGACCTCAAGGGGCCGGTTAAAAATATCACAAGACTTACTTCTCTTGGGGCGATTGACCTTAAGCAGGTTGATACCTATTCATCAAAGAATGGTGGAGCCACTTATCCAAAACTTACCGTTCCCGTTTTCAATGGAGGAACAGACGCCCCGATTAAGCGGATTTTTTACTTCAATAACGGAATAATTGCCGTAGGAGGAGTTAAATATTATATCTCCCACCGGTACGATGTGGGTAGAACGTTTACCTACACATCTGGAAATACAACCTTAACCGGCTATAGAGATAGTCTTGTTCGTGACTCTGTTCCCATCAGGCAGGTAGTACGTTTTAAATTGGATGGAAGTCTTGACAATACTTACCATTTCTCTGGAGGAACTACCCTTGAAGGCGGTAATGGTAACATTTTAGATGCCGTAATGCAGGCCGATGGTAAATTGGTATTGGTAGGGGCCTTTTCAAAATTTGATAATAAGGCAGCCGGTGGAATTGTTAGGCTTAATACGGACGGAACTGTTGACGATTCTTTTCAGGCAGGTAAAGGTGCTACTGGTTATATCACAAGCATCAACTGGAACAGTACTACGCAGCGATTTGTACTTACAGGTGTTTTTAGCTCATTTAACAACCAGCCCATTCAGAATATTTTGGTGCTCAAAGCCGACGGATCAATTGATGATACTTTTGTTTCGGGAAACTTTGATAGCGGTTATCCGTTGTTTGCGCAGCAGTTGTCTAACGGCTTGATTGTGGTATCGGGTAATTTTAAAAAATATAACAATGTACGGCGTGCCGGATTTATGATTTTATCGCCACAGGGAGGCTTGGCTCCAGGTTACAATACCCTGGGCGAGTTAACAGGAACAATTAACAGGGTTTTAGAGGAGAGAAATAAAGATAATAAGCGAAGCATCGTTTTGCTTGGCTCGTTTAGAAAATTCGATTCGCAAGCTGTTCAGAATATCAAAGGTTTAGTGCTTGAGGATTAA
- a CDS encoding DUF5007 domain-containing protein, which translates to MKKTILFVAIAVFFLSSCKKIFNLPEDKPFLSPDANYTSAPVLRPIMGRSSLFSYFKSDNSSFPIKFEIVDFTNLDRSPSDKLNLKRNVYVWKQAYTGNEKSIEEINAKRSIEERPLFQVNSAGEFIMWSSATDADFRKPQPDTAYRFNVKISNGGGERVLGPLFLAPLATRPYEPSYHLNEITAAPRKEVSGAVKRLIPATLVNMFGVTTGNPLVRETGAGTTTLKQDVWVYFKRKGDGNTLTIKFFDKDSIAINPLKFNGTNWQKLIHGFNPVISPTSVKYDVAYPIPLTNLPTPYTTADGLQALLTFSYNRIGFSGLRVVATMTLPFNIYQAGDWEIVFFFHNENPKFEDE; encoded by the coding sequence ATGAAAAAAACTATCTTATTTGTAGCAATAGCAGTTTTTTTTCTTTCTTCATGCAAAAAAATATTCAATTTACCTGAAGATAAGCCATTTCTTAGCCCGGATGCGAATTATACTTCGGCACCCGTATTAAGGCCAATTATGGGCCGTAGTAGCCTATTTAGCTATTTTAAATCGGATAATTCGAGTTTCCCGATTAAATTTGAAATTGTCGATTTTACCAATCTTGATCGATCTCCTTCAGATAAATTGAACCTGAAGCGTAATGTTTACGTTTGGAAACAAGCTTATACGGGTAATGAGAAAAGCATTGAAGAAATAAATGCCAAACGCAGTATAGAAGAACGCCCTCTTTTCCAGGTTAATTCGGCTGGTGAGTTTATTATGTGGTCATCTGCCACTGATGCAGATTTTAGAAAACCCCAACCAGATACTGCTTACCGGTTTAATGTAAAGATCAGCAATGGTGGTGGTGAAAGAGTTTTGGGCCCCTTGTTCCTGGCTCCTTTAGCTACAAGACCTTACGAACCATCCTATCATCTTAATGAAATTACTGCAGCTCCACGAAAAGAAGTTTCTGGTGCTGTTAAACGACTAATACCTGCAACCTTGGTAAACATGTTTGGCGTAACTACCGGTAATCCGTTAGTTAGAGAGACAGGTGCAGGAACCACCACATTGAAACAAGATGTTTGGGTATATTTTAAGCGCAAAGGTGATGGAAATACACTTACGATCAAATTTTTCGACAAGGATTCAATCGCCATCAATCCTTTAAAATTTAATGGTACAAACTGGCAGAAACTGATTCATGGATTCAACCCTGTAATTAGTCCTACTTCGGTGAAGTATGATGTAGCCTATCCAATTCCATTAACAAACTTACCCACACCTTACACCACCGCAGACGGGCTTCAGGCACTATTGACTTTTAGTTACAATAGAATTGGTTTTAGCGGTCTTAGGGTGGTAGCAACCATGACATTGCCATTTAATATCTATCAAGCTGGCGATTGGGAGATTGTGTTTTTCTTTCATAACGAGAATCCAAAGTTTGAAGATGAATAA
- a CDS encoding RagB/SusD family nutrient uptake outer membrane protein gives MNIKNIRFYLILLLVLTGTSCKKFLEVESIERFSGNRYWKTGADVEAFTIDIYARLWDKLSNSCFWPAAGEFRLGELASNTAAAGVTSFQSNDQNRRVVYDYLVKNDMKAVVYGITANSPWLTNGASPRTFNTVLAFNFAVNTNWTDFYRVIQETNIMYEEVNKGIPGLSDTDKQRYMAEAVFIRCLTYFIMVRIYGDVAYYIDANHATPLGREKFVSVLNKCIAELEPLKNNLPWKYDDPALNGVRANRAGAISLLMNMYMWNAGFDEANKSSYYEKTAALGNELIQSNQHSLIPIEETSRIFLGGTSESLIELKESSAFTSGSNLFYKSAFPGEPVVLTKHEENGTTTQLHYNKVYIDFLFGNGSDYRADMIQNRDQENGRFALSKFEGPVSVLGFPDWALVLFRYADAVLLQAEALANLGRDGEAAATVNLVRMRANAPVLSGLVGQDLKDEIFKERGRELLGEGYRFFDLVRTKRILDPKWTSNPLSIDQFNRGAWTWPIDPAARDRNPFMTLNDYWF, from the coding sequence ATGAACATTAAAAATATACGGTTTTATTTAATTCTTTTACTTGTGTTAACCGGGACAAGTTGTAAGAAGTTTCTTGAGGTTGAATCGATAGAAAGATTCTCCGGAAATCGCTACTGGAAAACAGGTGCCGACGTGGAGGCATTTACCATTGATATTTACGCAAGGCTTTGGGATAAACTCTCTAACTCTTGCTTTTGGCCAGCTGCAGGCGAATTTAGGCTCGGAGAGCTTGCATCAAATACAGCAGCCGCAGGTGTTACCAGCTTTCAATCCAATGACCAGAACCGAAGAGTGGTTTATGATTATCTGGTTAAAAACGATATGAAGGCTGTAGTTTATGGAATAACGGCAAACTCACCATGGTTAACTAACGGTGCATCGCCCAGAACATTTAATACGGTGCTGGCTTTCAATTTCGCGGTTAATACCAATTGGACGGATTTTTACAGGGTTATACAGGAAACCAATATCATGTATGAGGAGGTGAACAAAGGAATTCCCGGGTTAAGTGATACCGATAAACAGCGGTATATGGCTGAAGCTGTATTTATCAGATGCCTCACCTATTTCATTATGGTTAGGATATATGGTGATGTTGCTTATTATATCGATGCAAATCACGCTACGCCACTGGGAAGGGAGAAATTTGTAAGTGTATTGAACAAATGTATCGCCGAACTTGAACCATTAAAAAATAATCTTCCATGGAAATATGATGATCCGGCGTTAAATGGCGTACGTGCAAACAGAGCAGGAGCAATTTCACTTTTAATGAACATGTATATGTGGAATGCGGGATTTGATGAGGCAAACAAAAGCAGTTATTATGAGAAAACAGCTGCTTTAGGAAACGAACTTATTCAGAGTAACCAGCATTCGCTTATTCCGATTGAAGAAACAAGTCGGATATTCCTTGGCGGAACAAGCGAAAGTTTAATTGAATTGAAAGAAAGTTCTGCCTTTACATCGGGTTCCAATCTTTTTTATAAATCAGCATTTCCTGGCGAACCGGTTGTGTTAACCAAACATGAAGAAAACGGAACCACAACGCAGCTGCATTATAATAAAGTATATATCGATTTTCTGTTTGGCAACGGGAGTGATTACCGGGCAGATATGATTCAAAATAGGGATCAGGAAAATGGGCGGTTTGCCTTATCTAAATTTGAAGGTCCGGTATCTGTGCTGGGCTTTCCCGACTGGGCACTTGTGCTCTTTAGGTACGCTGATGCGGTATTACTCCAGGCCGAGGCCCTTGCCAACTTAGGAAGGGACGGAGAGGCGGCGGCTACGGTTAATTTGGTCAGGATGAGGGCTAATGCTCCTGTTTTATCTGGTTTGGTAGGTCAGGATCTGAAAGATGAGATATTTAAGGAAAGAGGGCGCGAATTGCTTGGGGAAGGCTACCGTTTTTTCGATTTGGTACGTACAAAACGGATTCTTGATCCGAAATGGACTTCAAACCCGCTATCAATCGATCAATTTAACAGAGGGGCTTGGACATGGCCGATAGACCCGGCTGCCCGCGATAGAAACCCTTTTATGACATTAAATGATTACTGGTTCTAA
- a CDS encoding DUF5013 domain-containing protein encodes MNTFYKNHSKILIIFCTFLVLTVTFLYSCKQEDFVDEVSSSPGVLKFDYPSLVNAVNVGDITKGDDRIIFPVRIALENPANATFTVNIAPEPQLAISQTVTNGAVINFPDFSMPQSVEVRFGTKSVTFNVAVSASAIERNYGKNLVFAITLSNPSKSQKLDESKKSVVLTLNTADIAKIDELHFLSFTAAVSNPNQVVTQLTSPNLTANNVSFDNNGFSIKAQVDLGGKASRGFKTSIAYNADTLKKLLAKGLLPAGTAILTNAALDLNDVYLDDYKSSAIVEMRVNIDSIFARFPSKVAVAFTLSNPEKYQVNAAKSTLIYLIDPLRIFSDITKVLKNTSQPFKTSTIDPNQGRWGVLSGWLFNAQGNTHQSYSLTNELNGAYGSFDNNNSTQIAFESGYAASDAGKPGGSPTTPNITNGKIYQTVLLPAGTYKFDANVRGGVTTDNIKGAYSVAAIGTNIPDIAAPTTPANFVGRVAINGAGSKSFTFTLNAAATVSMGFVATLSGSQSVNISGVTLTRTLNP; translated from the coding sequence ATGAATACGTTTTATAAAAATCATAGTAAAATATTGATCATCTTTTGTACCTTTTTAGTGCTTACGGTCACTTTTCTGTACTCCTGTAAACAGGAAGACTTTGTTGATGAGGTGAGTTCCTCGCCCGGAGTGCTTAAATTCGACTATCCATCGCTGGTTAATGCAGTTAATGTTGGTGATATCACAAAAGGAGACGATAGAATTATTTTTCCTGTTCGGATAGCACTGGAAAACCCTGCTAATGCTACTTTTACCGTTAATATTGCGCCTGAGCCACAGCTGGCAATTTCGCAAACGGTGACGAATGGTGCAGTGATCAATTTCCCTGATTTTTCAATGCCTCAATCTGTTGAAGTGCGGTTTGGTACAAAGAGTGTAACCTTTAATGTAGCCGTTTCTGCAAGTGCTATTGAGCGGAATTATGGTAAAAATCTGGTTTTTGCCATCACGCTTTCCAATCCGTCAAAATCGCAAAAATTGGATGAAAGTAAAAAATCTGTAGTGCTTACATTAAATACTGCAGATATAGCTAAAATAGATGAGTTACACTTTTTATCATTTACTGCTGCGGTAAGCAATCCAAACCAGGTGGTAACGCAACTAACTTCTCCTAATCTAACCGCTAATAATGTAAGCTTTGATAATAATGGTTTCTCTATAAAAGCACAGGTAGATTTAGGTGGAAAAGCCTCAAGAGGCTTTAAAACATCAATTGCATATAATGCCGATACATTAAAAAAATTGCTTGCAAAAGGACTGCTTCCTGCAGGCACCGCTATTCTTACAAATGCCGCATTGGATCTTAATGATGTTTACCTTGATGATTATAAGAGTTCGGCTATTGTTGAAATGAGGGTTAACATCGATAGTATCTTTGCAAGATTTCCATCAAAAGTTGCAGTGGCATTTACCTTATCTAATCCTGAAAAATACCAGGTAAATGCTGCAAAAAGCACACTGATTTATTTAATAGACCCGCTGCGTATATTTTCCGATATCACAAAAGTGTTGAAAAACACTTCACAACCCTTTAAAACCAGCACCATAGACCCAAATCAGGGCAGATGGGGCGTGCTTTCGGGCTGGCTGTTTAATGCGCAAGGAAATACTCACCAATCTTACAGCCTAACAAACGAACTGAATGGTGCCTATGGCTCGTTTGATAATAACAATAGCACCCAAATTGCCTTCGAATCTGGTTATGCCGCTTCAGATGCCGGAAAGCCGGGAGGTTCTCCAACAACACCCAATATTACAAACGGGAAGATTTATCAGACTGTTTTATTGCCGGCGGGTACTTACAAATTTGATGCAAACGTGCGTGGAGGTGTAACAACCGATAACATCAAAGGGGCCTACAGTGTTGCTGCAATAGGTACTAATATTCCTGATATTGCTGCTCCAACAACCCCTGCAAACTTTGTAGGCAGGGTGGCTATAAATGGGGCAGGAAGCAAATCATTTACCTTTACGCTAAACGCTGCTGCTACGGTATCGATGGGCTTTGTTGCCACACTTTCTGGTAGCCAATCGGTCAATATATCAGGAGTAACGTTAACGCGTACGTTAAACCCTTAG